The following coding sequences lie in one Arachis hypogaea cultivar Tifrunner chromosome 4, arahy.Tifrunner.gnm2.J5K5, whole genome shotgun sequence genomic window:
- the LOC112796227 gene encoding E3 ubiquitin-protein ligase SINA-like 10: MKKVIAARSRKRKQDRSCAKEEQVPDDDEPVSVKASGKKGSSAQDKSFSFFLSDPDVLDCPICFNPLTTPVYQCENGHVACSACCSRILEKKCASCFLSIGSIRSRALEKVLESIKVACANAEYGCTETLRYSDKSGHESQCNFVPCSCPHSDCNFVSSFSDLPAHYRTEHGSSASAGVRFSYGKPFKVTLDSDDDVTILQEVNGEKLFIVQNFVAGLGNAVSVFCIQPELLPNYRCQISAKSNGCSLEMNSFTKNIQNSAMARLATILSSRFLVIPTDYFGAGQPRNFEICIFRSYE, from the coding sequence ATGAAGAAAGTCATAGCAGCCAGAAGCCGAAAGCGTAAACAAGATCGCTCTTGCGCAAAAGAAGAACAAGTTCCTGATGATGACGAACCTGTATCAGTCAAAGCCTCAGGTAAGAAAGGTTCTTCTGCACAAGATAAGTCCTTCAGTTTTTTCCTTTCAGACCCAGACGTCCTTGATTGCCCCATTTGCTTTAATCCTCTCACCACTCCAGTCTATCAGTGTGAAAACGGTCATGTTGCTTGCTCTGCTTGCTGCTCGCGCATTCTTGAGAAAAAGTGTGCCTCCTGCTTCTTGTCAATAGGTTCCATTCGTAGCAGAGCCTTGGAGAAAGTTCTGGAATCTATTAAAGTTGCATGCGCTAATGCCGAATACGGTTGCACGGAAACACTTCGTTACAGTGACAAATCTGGCCATGAGTCCCAATGCAACTTTGTCCCATGCTCTTGTCCACACTCAGATTGTAACTTCGTTTCATCATTCTCGGATCTACCCGCCCACTATAGAACTGAGCATGGTTCCTCTGCTAGCGCCGGAGTGAGGTTTTCGTACGGTAAGCCCTTCAAGGTCACACTGGATTCTGATGATGACGTCACTATACTTCAAGAAGTGAATGGTGAAAAGTTGTTCATAGTCCAGAATTTTGTGGCGGGTCTTGGAAATGCTGTCAGTGTTTTCTGCATTCAGCCAGAGTTATTGCCTAACTATCGGTGCCAAATTTCAGCCAAGTCAAATGGATGCAGTCTGGAGATGAATTCTTTTACCAAAAACATTCAAAACTCTGCTATGGCCAGATTGGCAACTATTCTTTCATCAAGGTTTCTGGTCATTCCAACTGATTATTTTGGTGCCGGTCAACCTCGCAATTTTGAAATTTGCATATTTAGGTCATATGAGTAG
- the LOC112794633 gene encoding E3 ubiquitin-protein ligase SINA-like 10 gives MEKAQASNAKNNNKPVTVKAAGKKASSVEDRSSSIFLLDPDVLNCPICFDRLTIPVYQCKNGHVACSVCCGRILNKCGLCSSILTGTQRCRALEKVLESVKVPCPNAKYGCKDTLLCYSDKSGHESKCEFVPCSCHTQIATLFPRSWIYPPTSQLNMVSPPVPE, from the exons ATGGAGAAAGCACAAGCCTCTAAtgcaaaaaataacaacaaaccTGTGACAGTCAAAGCAGCAGGTAAGAAAGCTTCTTCTGTTGAAGATAGGTCTTCCAGTATCTTCCTTTTAGACCCAGACGTCCTTAATTGCCCAATTTGCTTTGATCGCCTCACCATTCCAGTCTATCAG TGTAAAAATGGCCATGTTGCTTGCTCTGTTTGCTGCGGTCGCATTCTTAACAAGTGTGGCTTATGCTCCTCCATCCTGACTGGTACGCAACGTTGCAGAGCCTTGGAGAAAGTATTGGAATCCGTTAAAGTTCCATGCCCTAATGCCAAATACGGTTGCAAAGACACATTATTGTGTTACAGTGACAAGTCTGGCCATGAATCCAAATGCGAATTTGTGCCATGTTCTTGCCACACACAGATTGCGACTTTGTTTCCTCGTTCTTGGATCTATCCGCCCACTTCACAACTGAACATGGTTTCTCCGCCGGTGCCGGAGTGA
- the LOC112796228 gene encoding E3 ubiquitin-protein ligase SINA-like 10: MKKVIAARSRKRKQDRSRAQEEEVSDDEHVTVKASGKKGSYAQDKSFSFFLSDPDVLDCPICFNPFTTPVYQCENGHVACSVCCSRILEKKCASCSLPIGSIRSRALEKVLESIQVPCTNAEYGCTETLRYSDKSGHESQCNFVPCSCPHSDCDFVSSFSDLPAHYRTEHGSSASAGVRFLYDKPFKVTLDSDDDVTILQEVNGGKLFIVQNFVAGLGNAVSVFCIQPELLPNYRCQISAKSNGCSLVMNSFTKNTQNSAMATILSSRFLVIPTDYFGTGQPRNLEISIFRSYE, encoded by the exons ATGAAGAAAGTCATAGCAGCCAGAAGCCGAAAACGTAAACAAGATCGCTCTCGCgcacaagaagaagaagtttCTGATGATGAACATGTAACAGTCAAAGCCTCAGGTAAGAAAGGTTCTTATGCACAAGATAAGTCATTCAGTTTCTTCCTTTCAGACCCAGACGTCCTTGATTGCCCCATTTGCTTTAATCCTTTCACCACTCCAGTCTATCAG TGTGAAAATGGTCATGTTGCTTGCTCTGTTTGCTGCTCGCGCATTCTTGAGAAAAAGTGTGCCTCGTGCTCCTTGCCAATAGGTTCCATTCGTAGCAGAGCCTTGGAGAAAGTTCTGGAATCTATTCAAGTTCCATGCACTAATGCCGAATACGGTTGCACGGAAACACTGCGTTACAGTGACAAGTCTGGCCATGAATCCCAATGCAACTTTGTCCCATGCTCTTGTCCACACTCAGATTGTGACTTCGTTTCATCATTCTCGGATCTACCCGCCCACTATAGAACTGAGCATGGTTCCTCTGCCAGCGCCGGAGTGAGGTTTTTGTACGATAAGCCTTTCAAGGTCACACTGGATTCTGATGATGACGTCACTATACTTCAAGAAGTGAATGGTGGAAAGTTGTTCATAGTCCAGAATTTTGTGGCGGGTCTTGGAAATGCTGTCAGTGTTTTCTGCATTCAGCCAGAGTTATTGCCTAACTATCGGTGCCAAATTTCGGCCAAGTCAAATGGATGCAGTCTAGTGATGAATTCTTTTACAAAAAACACTCAAAACTCTGCTATGGCTACTATTCTTTCATCAAGGTTTCTGGTCATTCCAACTGATTATTTTGGTACCGGTCAACCTCGCAATTTAGAAATTAGCATATTTAGGTCATATGAATAG